The following are encoded in a window of Halosolutus halophilus genomic DNA:
- a CDS encoding UxaA family hydrolase, with translation MTEFLGYERDDGSIGIRNFVPIIATAPYANDTVKRAAEIVDDAIPITHPLGRCQTKPDVFQTYRTLLGYATHPNTYGAVVVAHAGEIVDGDELADDIAETGRPSASVNIHDEKGVMNGLKATVNATREMVQDASAQQRQPHDISNLTFGINCATSDTTSGLCQHKATAGAAWRLIDEGGRAVFAETPEFFGGEEGLAERAVNDEVAEKILDYVDHWEQRLQETGYDVRGAQPTPDNMDGGLTTIEEKALGALVKSGDGPIQDLVDYAEKIPDESGMYIMDTPGHGAESVTGIGAGGAHFMIISTGQGHTLSNAIMPTIKITGNPGSAERVPEETDVDVSEALVGDQTIDWATDELWDEIMEVVNGKQTLSEVFGESQFAIHRIGPST, from the coding sequence ATGACTGAATTCCTTGGATACGAACGCGACGACGGAAGCATCGGTATTAGAAATTTCGTCCCGATTATCGCGACGGCCCCCTACGCGAACGACACGGTCAAACGAGCGGCGGAAATCGTCGACGACGCGATTCCAATCACCCATCCACTGGGGCGGTGTCAGACGAAACCCGACGTCTTCCAGACCTACCGGACTCTCTTGGGGTATGCAACCCATCCGAACACGTACGGGGCGGTCGTCGTCGCCCACGCCGGCGAGATCGTCGACGGCGACGAACTGGCCGACGACATCGCGGAAACCGGCCGCCCGAGCGCGAGCGTTAACATCCACGACGAGAAAGGCGTGATGAACGGGCTCAAAGCGACCGTCAACGCCACCCGGGAGATGGTCCAGGACGCGAGCGCCCAGCAGCGCCAGCCCCATGACATCTCGAATCTCACCTTCGGAATCAACTGCGCGACCTCGGACACCACCAGCGGCCTGTGCCAGCACAAGGCCACTGCGGGGGCAGCCTGGCGGCTCATCGACGAAGGCGGCCGCGCCGTCTTCGCGGAAACGCCGGAGTTCTTCGGCGGCGAGGAAGGGCTGGCCGAACGCGCGGTCAACGACGAAGTCGCAGAAAAGATCCTCGACTACGTCGACCACTGGGAACAGCGACTACAAGAAACCGGCTACGACGTCCGTGGCGCCCAGCCGACACCGGACAACATGGACGGTGGACTGACGACCATCGAGGAGAAGGCCCTCGGTGCGCTGGTTAAATCCGGCGACGGCCCCATCCAGGACCTGGTCGACTACGCCGAGAAAATCCCCGACGAAAGCGGCATGTACATCATGGACACGCCGGGCCACGGCGCGGAATCGGTCACCGGGATCGGTGCCGGGGGTGCGCACTTCATGATCATCTCCACGGGCCAGGGCCACACGCTCTCGAACGCGATCATGCCGACGATCAAGATTACGGGGAACCCCGGCAGCGCCGAACGCGTTCCCGAAGAAACCGACGTCGACGTCAGCGAAGCCCTGGTCGGCGATCAGACGATCGACTGGGCCACCGACGAACTCTGGGACGAGATCATGGAGGTCGTCAACGGCAAGCAAACACTCAGCGAAGTGTTCGGCGAGAGCCAGTTTGCGATCCACCGGATCGGTCCGTCGACGTAA
- a CDS encoding UxaA family hydrolase: MAEQYVKVVEPDDNVATFIRQVDEGETVDISINGEARTITINDDIPFGHKVALTDIDEGGTVYKYGLSIGYASEDIEAGDWVHVHNVDSNYGRGDKAAEGTA, from the coding sequence ATGGCAGAGCAATATGTAAAGGTCGTAGAACCAGACGACAACGTCGCGACCTTCATCAGGCAAGTCGACGAGGGAGAAACTGTTGATATTTCCATCAACGGCGAAGCTCGAACGATCACTATCAACGACGACATTCCGTTCGGACACAAAGTGGCCCTCACTGATATCGACGAAGGCGGTACCGTCTACAAGTACGGGCTAAGTATCGGTTATGCCAGCGAGGACATCGAGGCTGGCGACTGGGTCCACGTCCACAACGTCGATAGCAACTACGGCCGTGGTGACAAGGCCGCCGAAGGAACTGCGTGA
- a CDS encoding MFS transporter, whose product MDRSYWRTVGLVLSWQIAASLCYYAVYAATPFFRDEFALSRFRVGLVIMMVTFGYALFLLPLGALTDRFGERRTLTLGLVGLAAAAVIVAVAPTFALLLVATFILGSLYGTAMPGTNKAIYDNIPSGRQNTAVGIKQVGVTAGSGASALLITGLAGVLFWQSGFLVAASFGLLVAVLFYVLYRGSEMGGPAEYPNFRALLSNRPYRSLVLSGLFLGAAVFTTSGYTVLYVEESVGASVAFGGIVLALLQTSGSAGRVAMGWLSDVLPGDPRIRIGGILFVQTLSSVALFIVASTTSTPLSAAIVFSALGFFVLGLTGIYYSCMATLVEVEEIGGATAGGQFALTTGGLVAPPAFGYLADTVGYRESWLLLAAGCMVAALLILRVIRIEPPTTQPAMKE is encoded by the coding sequence ATGGATCGGTCGTACTGGCGAACGGTCGGCCTCGTGTTGTCGTGGCAGATCGCCGCGAGCTTGTGCTACTATGCCGTATATGCGGCCACCCCCTTCTTTCGGGACGAATTCGCTCTCTCACGGTTTCGCGTGGGACTTGTGATCATGATGGTTACGTTCGGCTATGCCCTTTTTTTGCTTCCGCTTGGCGCGTTGACCGACCGGTTCGGGGAGCGGCGGACGCTCACGCTCGGTCTGGTCGGTCTAGCGGCCGCAGCGGTGATCGTCGCTGTTGCCCCGACGTTCGCGCTCTTGCTCGTCGCAACGTTCATTCTCGGATCGCTGTACGGGACGGCGATGCCGGGAACGAATAAGGCAATCTACGATAACATTCCATCGGGTCGACAGAACACGGCGGTCGGGATCAAGCAGGTTGGGGTCACGGCTGGGAGCGGTGCCAGCGCCCTGCTGATCACGGGGCTTGCTGGTGTTCTGTTCTGGCAATCGGGGTTTCTCGTCGCTGCATCCTTCGGCCTTCTCGTTGCCGTCCTCTTCTACGTTCTCTATCGCGGTAGCGAGATGGGAGGACCCGCGGAGTACCCCAACTTCCGTGCACTGCTGTCCAACCGACCCTATCGGAGCCTCGTCCTTTCCGGACTGTTTCTGGGTGCGGCAGTCTTTACGACGTCCGGCTATACGGTTCTATACGTCGAGGAGTCGGTCGGGGCGTCGGTCGCCTTCGGAGGTATCGTGCTCGCACTCTTGCAGACTTCCGGCAGTGCAGGGCGCGTCGCAATGGGATGGTTGAGCGACGTTCTCCCGGGAGATCCTCGGATCAGGATCGGAGGAATCCTTTTCGTGCAAACGCTTTCCAGTGTCGCGCTTTTTATCGTCGCTTCGACGACGTCAACGCCGCTGTCCGCTGCGATCGTCTTCTCTGCCCTCGGGTTCTTCGTGCTCGGATTAACCGGGATCTACTACTCTTGTATGGCGACACTCGTCGAAGTCGAGGAAATCGGCGGTGCCACCGCTGGCGGCCAGTTCGCGCTCACGACTGGTGGACTCGTCGCGCCGCCAGCGTTCGGGTATCTCGCTGACACGGTAGGCTACAGGGAGAGTTGGTTACTTCTCGCGGCCGGCTGTATGGTCGCCGCGTTGCTCATTCTGCGTGTCATTCGGATTGAACCCCCGACGACACAGCCAGCGATGAAGGAATGA